Sequence from the Paenibacillus tundrae genome:
AAATATATTATGCGCTTATTCTGGATTGCGGTCATCTCACAGATTCCTTTTATGGCGGCATTTAACCACTTCTCACTGAATGTTGTATGGACGTTATTGTCCGGACTGCTGGTAGTACTGGCGCTGGATCGTTTACCCGTTCGCTGGTTAGGCATTCCGATTGTAATAGGTGCAGGATGGATTATGGAAATCACACATATGGATTATGGGATGTACGGGTTACTTCTCGTGCTGTTATTCCGGTACTTCCAAGGTGCGATCCTGGTTGTCGGGCATTTCCTATTAACGGCAGCCTATATTATGCTGTATAGCAGTTCTGTGCAGATGTATAGTGTTATTGCTACCGTAGGAATCGCCATTGCGCAATATTATGGTGCAGGCTTTCGCTTGCAGGGGCCGCGCTGGATATGGCGTTATTTCTATCCGGCTCATCTAGCCATCATTGCCCTTATTCGCTGGATATAACATGTTGGAGTAATATAAGAGGCCCCTGTTCCGTTAGTGGAACAGGGGCCTCTTATGAAAGATAAAATGCTGAACCGATCTACTCCAGTGTTGGAGAAGTGCCGAATGTCGGCTTGATTGCTGCAGGGAAGTATCCAATCGCAACCGCATGCTCAAGCATGTTCAAAATAAAACGATCATCGGCTTTAGGGCAAGAAATGCCTGCAGGTTGTACATAAGCCGTTGTAACGGGAGAGGCGTATACGTACGCTGAATCCTTCGCACCGTCCCCTTCAAGCTGAGCAATAGCCAGTTGAAGCGCCTCAGCATCTTTACTGATGCTAGCATCAAACAACCACTGCGTATATTCGGCGAAAGGAACCGTCTCAACTTCATAACCAGCACGATTAATTGAATGGATCAATTCATCATAACGAATTGACTCTGGATTACAGATGTGGAATACACGGCCAGCAGTGTCTTCGCGTAATGCCAGATGTACAATCGCTTCGCTTGCGTAATCAATTGGAGTGAAGTCCACCATCCAATCCGCAGCAGGAGCTTTGCCAAGCAACAACATCGCTTTAATCATGCGGTAGAAGGCATTGCTGTCAATATTGGACTGGAAACGTCCTGTTTTCGAATGGCATGTTAAGTTTCCGGCTCGATAGATACTTACCGGTACGCCTTCCTCTGCTGCAATCATAAGCACTTTTTCAGCTTCAAGTTTACTGTCAGAGTACACGTTCTCCACATGCAAATCGGCTGGGAAATGATCATATTGCAATGAAGATTCCCATTGACCGCTAAGCGCTAGATCTTCTGGGATCCCCATCGTGGACACATGATGGAAGGAGGCACCTGGTTTGCTACGAATCAGATCCAACAGTGCTACAGTTCCTTCTACATTCGTTTTCGCGAATTGAGCTGCATCCCCGAAGTGCCGCACATCTGCCGCACAGTGAATCACGCGATCAATTGTGACTTGTACATAAGTCTTTTGTTCACTAGTCAACCCAAGGTTCGGCTGCTCTAGATCTCCTTCAATAATCTCAACGCGAGATTGCAATTGAAGCGCCACTTCATTTCCGAAATACCCCTGCATCACATTGCTCAATCGTTGCATAGCTGTAGTTCCATCCGATGGACGACGAACCAATGTGTAAATTTTCGTATCAGAATGCAGGATTAATTGCTGAAGTACATGAGAGCCTAAGTAACCTGTAGCACCTGTTAGGAGAACATGTTCTGGCTTGAGAATTTCAGGGTACCCGATCTGTGTAGCAAGCTCAACAGGATGCTCGGATAGTTGAGTGATCAGACCACTTGTCCCGGATGAAGCCGAGCCTGACTGTTCTGTCGCTAACGCTAATTTCTCCACTCGACGTGCCAATGCGCGAATCGTCTTCTCTGCAAAAAAGTCTGCAATCTTCAATAGTGGATAGTGAGGCTTCAGTAGAACAAGCACGTGAATGACCCGTAGAGAGTCTCCACCGATGGTGAAGAAACTATCTTCGACACCGAAGTCGTCGTGTTGAAGGATTTCTTTCCAGGCGTTCAGAATAATTGTCTCAGTTTCAGTTGCAGGCAGTACACGTTCCGCACGATTCTCATGACGTTCTTCATGAGGGAGAGCAACCATCGCTTTGCGATTGATTTTACCTGTTGGCGCAATTGGCATTTCATCCAATTGGCAGATCCATTTTGGCACAAAATACGAAGGGAGCTTCACAGCAAGCTGTGCTTTGATCTCTTCAACGGACAATGTGCTGCCATCCACGGAGGTAAAGTAACCGACGAGCATATTTTGTCCGTCTGATTCTTTTTTAGGGATTACAGCGACATCTTGTATCTGTTCTAAACGTGCAAAATGATCCTCGATTTCGCCAATCTCAATCCGATGACCGCGGATTTTCAACTGTGAATCACTACGTCCCACATATTCTATTAATCCATTGTCTAGCAATTTAGCAATATCACCAGATTTATAGATTTTTTCACCCATCGCAAATGGATTCTCGATAAAGGCTTGAGCAGTACGTTCGGGTTGATTCAGATATCCCTTAGCCAGAGCGGGGGTGGAGATGTATACTTCACCAGGCACGCCAACCGGGCAGAGCTGCTGCTCCTCATTTACGATGTAAACTTTGTAGTTATGAATTGGCCTACCAATTGGCATATTAACGACATGGTCAGGAACTTGCTCGCTGATTCGATGTGTCGTCGTTGCTACTGTACATTCAGTAGGACCGTATACATTGACGATGTCAATCTGGTTGCCAAATTTACGCTGGAATGCACGGACTTGTTCGCCATATAGTGCTTCGCCCGCAACGGTAATTATTTTGACCTTAGCCAGCTTATGGAAACCTTCATCGGACAGATAGGAGGCAAGCTGGTTGAAGAAGATCGTAGGCAGAATCGTAATGATCGTTGTGCCTGTACGTTCGATTGCAGCAGCAAAATCCTCAACGGATACACGTTCTTCCGCAGATAGAAGATAAAGCTCAGCACCGTAGAACAGGGCACCAATCGTATCCCATACGGAGGCATCGAAGCTGTATGTAGCAAACTGGGTCAGCACATCGCTAGGCATAATATCACAATCTCGCTGAACGACACTACCAAGGTTCGTTACACCGCGATGAGCCACGAGCGCACCTTTTGGTTTACCTGTAGAGCCCGAAGTATAGATGATGTAAGCTAAGTCATCCGGCTGAACATCGACATTAGGGTTGCTTGCTGCAAATCCTGCCAGACGACCATCTACCGATAAAATTTGACGCACGGTTGTGATGCCCGAGAATAGACGTGAAGCTTCAGTGAAGGAAGAATCTTTCGTTAGGACAAAGGATGAAGCTGTATCTTCTACGATGTAGCTATTGCGTTCTTGTGGGTGTTCAGGGTCAACAGGAACATACACACCCCCGGCTTTGAGAATACCCAGAATGGAGATGATTGTCTCTAAGCTTCTTTCCATGAAGATGCTGACAAATTCCCCTTTTTGTAAACCGTTGGATAGAAGAACTCGAGCCACTTGATTAGAACGCTCATTCAATTCTCGATACGTATATTTCCCTGAAAGTGACGTGATTGCAGGTGAATTAGGATACTCGGCCGCAACAGCTTCGAACCAACCATGGATCGTTTGATGTTCAGGCTCTAGAACAGCCGTATCGTTCATCTCACGGTACAACAGTCGATCAGAGGCGGATAAAATATCAACGGAGCCAATTGACTTGTCCGTATTGCGGATCATAGCGAGTAGCAGTGTCTCAAAATACTCCGCATATCTCATGATGGTTGCCTCATTTAGCAGGGAAGCATCATAGAACGAATCAAGGATAAACTGGCCGCGATCATCGCGGATGTTCCAGTTTAATATTTGCGGAGCTTGAGGCAATTGCACACTGTTGTGCATGAAAATCGTTTCAGGGTATGCCCCAGGATGAGTGGTATTGTTGTTCAGAAGTTGCTCTGAAATTTGTTCAATCAATTCCCGGAAGGTCATTTTCCCATGAATCTGCAGTATCACGTTAGCAACCGCGTGCTCAGGAGCCAGTGTGCCTATGGCTAGCTCCTGTTCGCCTGAAAGTCGGAATAACAAGGCGGCGTACGTGGATAAGAGAGCAGGGTAAGTCAATGCTGAGCCGAATTTTTGTGTAAGTTCATGACTCAAGGCAGGCTGTAAAGGAATATGCGTTGATTCATAAACGAATGATTGCTGACGACGTCCGAAATCCAGCGGAATCTGAAGTACCGGCAATTCAGTTTCCATAATATGAGCTGATGAAGAATGATTATCAATCACTTCAGTTTTTCCTCCTTTGTCCAATTCAAAAAATTATAATATCCCTGTATTCTTAGCCTTTGCTTACATTAAAGTGAGAAATTAATTCTTGCAGTTCCTCAGACATGCTGCTCAGTCGGTTGGAAGAATCTACAAGCGTAATCAGTGAACCTTTTTGCTCGTCAACCGAAGAAGAGATCCGTTCACTGCTATCAGCAGTCTTACTTACGCTGGATGAGAGATCATCAGCCGTTGCAGTCATCTCTTCAGTACCCGCAGATATCTCTTGCGTAGCGCTGGACACTTCTTGAATCTGGTTGGAAACTTTCTTAGCTGCTTCCAGGATTTCTTCGAACAATTGCCCTGTTTGATCAGCAACATCAAGGCCTGTGTCAACCTCGGCTGTACCTTGTTCCATCGCACGAACGGCTTGTTTGATTTCGGTTTGAATTTCTTCAATTAACACAGAGATCTGTCTAGTTGATTCTTCGGACTGCTCAGCAAGTTTACGAACTTCACCGGCTACAACGGCGAAACCACGACCTTCTTCACCGACACGCGCTGCCTCAATGGACGCATTCAGTGCGAGCAGGTTGGTCTGACTGGAAATACCAGAGATGATATTGAGGATATCTCCGATTTCTTGCGAACGACTTTCAAGTACATTAATAGCTGATGCTGTATTTTTAACGGATTCGGTAATCAGAGTCATTTGTTCAGAGACCTGACGAACGACTGTGTTACCTTGCTGGGAACGACGCTCCATCTCATAGGCTTCATCAGCTACATTTGCTGAACTGCTAGCAATCGTTTGAATCACTGTAGCCATCTCTGCCATTGCACGTGCACTGTCAATCGTTGCTTGTTCTTGTGCACGAATATTAGATGCGATCTGAGATACATTGATGTTGATCGTATCGGCATGATCACTGTTTTTCTCCGAGACTTCGTAGAGTTCTTTGGCAGACTGGTTTACCTCGTGAGAAGTCATCTGTACTTTGACGATCGTGTCATTAATTTTGCGAACCATAGTATTGAACTTCTCGTTAACAAGTCCGAGATCGTCTTTACCTGTCGGAATGTTGACATTCAAATTACCCCGGCTAACGTCATCAATTCCTTTGATTAAGTGACGAATAGGGGATAGTGTGTTTTTGACAACGAGATATTGAATGATTAGGAATAAAAGTAAAAAGGCTACCAAAATGATGATACCGTTTTTGAGCAGTGAGCTCAGTCCGGCAGGTACAGCAGATGCATCCGCATCAATCGCGAAATAGGAGAAGATTTTGCCGTTGCTATCCTTGATTGGATAAGCGATGGTAGTCCATGTTCCAAAGTCATCTTTATAAAATGTAGTAAAGGTTGGGCGATCTGTATTTAACATTTCTTTCAATGCATTTGCTACAACAACCGGTTGCTCATACATATCGCCAATGTTTACGTTATCGCTTTGAAAAGCTTCTCTGAGATTAGTTGGCATCGCGACTAGGGATGTATTACGCTGATTTTCCCCATCAAGTTCAACGCCGAAAATATAGGCTTGGGCAATATTAGGATAGTACTCTTGCATTTCATCAAAGTAAGCTCGTAGTTTAGCTTGTACGGTTCCGTCATAGCTGCCTTCCGCAATGGCTGCCTCGACCTCTGATGGATTAATTCCCTCAGCCCATTTCTGTGTAATGACTGCAACTTGCCCATGCAATTGATCCACAAGCACTGTCTTTTGGAAGTAATAGCTGCTGGCAATTAGTGCCACTCCAATAATGACGATGTTGGTGAATGAAAGTAATAGATTTTTCGAGAAAAAAGACATACTTTTCCAACTAAATGATTTCACAAAACTCCACTCCTGATCTTTGTTTGATTAACAACCCTTTGTTTCTTGCATGATTTCAGCCAACTAGGCCATTGGTAGATCCCCTCCAAAGTTATGTATGCGACCATGGTCTTGGGTTTTTTGGTCATAAATGCGAATTTTTAGTACCCATGATCCATAGGTGTCTAATTATTAAAACACATCTACCTATAATATGTCGTATAAAATGTCGTTAAATTGAATAGTTTTGTTAAAACTTTTTTAATATTCTACATATTTATGGACATGGCAATAAATACATAGGTATAAAGAACTATAACCTTGGGATAATTCCCATTTTTTAGTTTCATTATGTATTCTATAACAATAAGAGATAAAAAACATCATGTAAGTATGAAAAAACATGCTAAATACTTATTTGGGAAGTCTACCTTGCATTTATCAGGTGGAATGGATTGTGCACGATCCGTTTTTGGTTTGCTTACAAGGATGGATATACATCGGAAGCGGTTTTATCTATAATAAATACAGTATGCATTTCTCAAATTCATAAACAGGCGGGGGTTTATTCTAGATGAATCTGAAACAAATTGCAGCAGAGCGGGCGGCAGAATACATTCAAGATGGAATGAAGGTGGGGCTAGGTACAGGCTCTACAGCTTACTATGCGATTTGCAAGTTAGGAGAGCGTGTGCGTGATGGCTTGCAAATTCAAGCTGTAGCCACGTCTGAGGCATCGGACAAGCTTGCTAGAGAATGGGGCATTCCAATCATTCCCTTCGATCAGATTGGACGACTGGATATTACCATTGATGGCGCCGACGAGGTTGATCCGGATTTTAATCTCATTAAAGGGGGCGGCGGTGCTCTCTTGCGTGAGAAGATTGTTGCAGCGAACAGCGATCAACTTATTATTGTAGCCGATGGTAGCAAAGCCGTAGACAAGCTAGGCCGATTCCCATTGCCGGTAGAGGTTGTTCCTTTTGCTTCTGAATGGACGTTCAAGGCTTTAGAAAGTATGGGCTGTTCTCCAGAATGGCGCATGAATGGTGACGAGCGTTATCTGACAGACAATGGAAATCTGATTGCTGACTGTCGGATGGAAGCGATTGAGCAGGCTCCCGAATTGAACATTCAGTTAAATATGCTTCCAGGAGTAGTGGATAATGGCTTATTCATTAACATGGCGAATATCGTCATTTTAGCGAAGGAAGATGGTAGTATTGATGAACTCCATCGTTCCAATTAAGGAATGAGGGGGAGTTCAATTGAAGGAGAATCCGATCGTTGAAGGTGACCTTGTACTTCGGTGCATAGAAGAAGCAGATCTACCGGAGCTTTATCAACTTATATATAGTGAAGAAGTTCCGGAATGGAAGCAATGGGATGCACCCTATTATCCGCTTGAGCATGAGAGCTATACTCAGTATAGTCAAGGTATAATGAAGTGGATCGAAGCATCAGAGTCCAGTTCTGATCCAATCTCCATGCGAATCGTTGAAGTAAATGGTCAAATTATTGGTACAATCTCATACTATTGGGAGCATCAACCATCGTTATGGCTTGAGATGGGAATTGTTCTTTATCGTTCTACGACGTGGAGTAAGGGTGTTGGCACCCGTGCGCTTCAGCTCTGGTCAAGCCATTTGTTTAACCATTTGCCGATTGCAAGAGTCGGGTTAACGACTTGGTCAGGTAATGAACGAATGATGCGAGCAGCGACCAAGGCAGGATTGCAGGTCGAAGGAAGAATGCGTAAATGCCGTATTGTGGAGGGGAAGCACTACGATTCTATTCGTATGGGAATGCTGCGTGAGGAATGGGAACAGCTGTCTTCTCCCCGTGTTTAGGACGAAATGAAATGTAAACAATTGATGGAGGATTATAGAAATGCTGAACATAGAGGACAATCGGGAACTTTCTTTACAACTATTTGTAGTTCTCGTCCGAGCATACAATTCCGTTACATCCAAATCCAATCGTGACATTCAGAGTCATGGGCTTAATACAACCGAATTTGGCGTACTTGACCTGTTATATCACAAAGGCCCCCAGGCTCTGCAGAAAATTGGGGAGAAGGTTCTAATGTCTAGCGGTAATATCACATACGTTGTCGATAAATTGCAGAATAAAAATCTTCTGGTTCGCAGAGCTTCCAAAGAGGATCGGCGTGTAATTTATGCAGAACTTACAGAAGAGGGACAAGAACTTTTCACACAAATTTTTCCTCAGCATCACCAAGTTATTATTGATGCAGTAGACGGATTGGAGCCTTCAGAGAAAGCGGCTGCAATTCGACTGCTGAAGAAGCTGGGACTTGCTGCAGAAGGTAAAACCGACTTGCGTTCATAAACGCAAGTCGGTTTTTTCGTGAGCGATACATGAGGCACACACTAGCTAAATGACTTGCAGTATTCTTCATAATATAGGAAAATTGTCACCAAGTGACGATCTAACACTAATTATTATCTATTGAATTCATGTACAATAGAGAACGTTCCCAATCAAGCGCTGATCGATATCAAACCAATTATAGAGTCGTGTTCCCATTCATATATTTCCAGTACGGATAACCCGATGTTCAACACAATCTCTTAGGCGGTATTTTAGCATTTGGATTGAGATGAAATCGCTGCAAGAAGGGGGATAAGCAATATGACACATCAAGAGGCTGGTGAGCAACTGTTACAGTCAGCGGGTGAACTAGCTGATAAAGTTACAGACAAGCAATATTTGCTACAGCCGGACCTGATGCAACGCTTTGGCGAAAATGGGCGTATGCGTACGAAACAAGATTCACAGTATAGCCTGAATTATCTAGCGGAGAGTGTGCTCGTTAAGAGCCCCAATCTATTTACCCATTACATCTCGTGGTTAAAAACGTTGTTAGCTGGATACAATGTTTCCTCCGAAGATTTGGCTGTTAATTTGAGATTGATTAGAGAAACGCTGGAGGAAGAGTTCGATAACTCGTCCAAGGATCTTGTCCTTGACTATTTGGAGATGGGAGTACATCAGATTCATCAGCGGGAATCTGCACAAGGGTTTATTTATGATTCTCTCCCGTACGGTAAGGCTGCGCAGGCGTATTTAAGTGCTTTGCTTGATGGCAAGCGCAGAGAAGCTTATCACATCGTTGAAACGGAGCTTGAGGGCGGAGCAAGCATACGTGATATATATCAATACATTTTTCAACCTGTTCAGTATGAGATCGGACGATTATGGCAAATAAGCCAGATCAGCGTGGCTCAAGAACACTTCTGTACTGCTGCAACTCAAGCGTGTATATCCTTACTCTACCCACGCTGGCTAGTTGAAGCAGGTCACGGGAAGAAGTTAGTAGCAGCATGTGTAGGTAGTGAGCAACACGAGATTGGCTTACGCATGCTTACCGATGTTTTTGAAATGGAAGGCTGGGATACGTATTATCTCGGAGCAAACGTTCCGAATGGTAGTTTAGTAGAAGCGATTCAGCGGCACAAAGGTGACGTAGTTGCTATTTCAGTTACAATGACGTATCATCTCCATCTTGCTAAAGAGTTAATTCAGATGATTCGTAGTAACCCTGCTACTGCACATGTGAAGATTATGGTCGGGGGATATCCTTTTAATATTGATCAAGATCTATGGAAAACGATTGGAGCCGACGGATATGCTCAAGGAGCAGATGAAGCCGTTGCGGTGGCGGAGACTCTGCTAAAGAACGGGACGATTACGGATCACATAGAAATGATGACTGATTAGGAGAGGGGTGATGTGATGTCCCATGAGAATGAGACGAATGAAAAGCTACGGAGAACGATTGAGCAGCTATCGGATCAGATTATTCGTAGTAAGGAAGATGAGGAGCGTGTACTTGGCGAATTCTCACAAATGAACAATGAATTGGTTACCTTGCAGCGCAAGCTTGCAAAGAATAACGTCAGCTTGGAAGCGGCACGCGAAGAGGCTGTTGCAGCAGGGGAATCTAAGAGTTCGTTTATTGCCGTAATTAGTCACGATTTTCGAACTCCGTTAAATGGAATACTTGGTATGGCTGAACTATTGCAATTATCTCCTTTGTCCGAGGAACAGCGCAATTCGGTAGATGTCATTCAGGAAGCTGCCAAACTTCTGCTTAAGCTAATTCAGGATCTACTGGACATGTCCAAGTTAGAAGCAAAACAGTTGAAACTTGAAATTGGAGACGTCGACTTGCAATCTATTCTTAAATATATCATGCGTTTACTCGAGCCGAAGATTCAAAAAAATGGAAATGAGTTAATCATTGATTGTGATCCAAGGATTTCTTCCATTTTGCAAGGAGATTCGACGCGAATTACGCAGGTTCTCATTAATCTAATTCAGAATGCGAACAAGTTCACACAACAGGGTTCAGTGTGTATTCGAGTGAAACTGATGAATGATAATGAGCTTGCTCAGCGGATTCGATTTGAGGTGGAGGATACGGGGATCGGCATCGCCGAAGAAGATCTGCAAAAACTGTTTAGACCCTACGCTCAGACAGAACGAGGAAAGGCGAAAGAATACGAAGGCACAGGGCTGGGGCTGTCCATCTGTAAGTCTCTAGTTTTGCTAATGGATGGCGATATCGGTGTGCATAGCATTGAAGGGAAAGGGTCTACCTTTTGGTTTGAGCTATTGCTGGAGAAAACAGCTGCCAATCAAGCAGACATCTCTCCAGATACTGCTTCCTCCGATAGTCAATCCTTAGAAACTGTGCCTGAGACTTCGCTACCTATTCTCTTAGCAGATGATAACGTCATTAACCGTCAAGTCGTGCTGATGCAACTCAAAAAACTGGGGATCACTGAGGTCGATTCTGTCACCAATGGTGAAGAAGCTGTGGCTGCCTATCTTAGCAAGAAATATAGTTTAATACTGATGGATAATATGATGCCAATCATGGATGGCCTTGAAGCAACGCGCAAAATCCGTGCGATGGAACAGGACGAAATGCGGCATGCAATTCCGATCATTGCAATGACAGGTAATGTGCTGGACGGTGAAAAGGACAAGTGTCTTGCTGCCGGAATGAACGACTTTATTGGTAAACCATTCACCCTTGAAGCATTGGGCAATGTTATTCAGAAATGGCAGAACACATCGGAGCATCGTGAAATACTAAATATGAGTATTGTGAATGAGATCGCGGAATTAAATAGTGAAGGTGACGAGACACTGCTGGAGATGTTGCTAGACATGTATCGGTCGGAGACACCGGGCAAAATTGAGGTGCTGCGCAGACATATCGTTTCGGGTGATCATCTGGCTGCCGCAGAGGTGGCTCATGATCTGAAATCTGGAAGTCTCAGCTTAGGGATTGAGTACTGTTCCACCCTCTTTGCACGCATTGAGCAATTAGCGAAGCAAGGTGAGACGATTAAGGCAGAACCGCTACTCGATCAATTAATGCCAGCATATAAAGAAGCGTGCTCTGCACTAGAAAAAGTCATCTAAAGGGTTTGTAGTCTTGGCGGAAGTCGGGACTGCAAACCTGTTTTTGCGCCTAGCTTCGTGTATAGGTACGATGTAGGTTGCTACGATGGAGAGAAGGAGAGGCCATGTTGACTCTATATTTTGGAATAGCTATTTTAATTTTAATTCTACTCGTGCTCATTGCAACCTGGGTAGGGGGGCTATATTTTTTCAAAACAGCAATTCGGCGCACGCCCAAATCGTTTCTGGTGGATAACCCGAATTTAATGCCTGAACCTGACAATGAATTGATTAGTAGTGCGGCTGATCTAAAGTGGTTGGATCAACAGCATGGAATACAGGTACGCATACACTCTCATGATGGACTCCAGTTACACGGAACCTGGCTTCCTTCAGCCACCGGATCATGCCAAACGGTAATATTGGCTCATGGATATTCAGGAAGAGGGAGAGAGATGGCTGGCTTTGCACGTTTTTATGCTGAGCAGCGAGGGTATAACGTACTTATGCCTGATGATCGAGCACATGGGGAAAGTGAAGGGAATATGATCGGTTTTGGCTGGTTGGATCGTATGGACTACATACAATGGATTGATTGGGTTATTACGAAGATTGGAACCAAAGCAGAGATCGTATTACATGGTATATCGATGGGTGGAGCCACTGTGCTCATGACGGGGGGAGAGAAGCTCCCAGCACAAGTGAAATCCATTATATCAGACTGTGCTTATACTTCGGTGCAAGAAGAGCTTACCTTTCAGCTTAAGCAACTCTACAAATTGCCGCCATTCCCCTTTATTCCCGTGACCAGTCTCATATCCAAATGGAAGGCCGGTTATTCCTTCACTGAAGCGTCTGCGCTAAAACAGCTTGCCCAAGTAAAGGTGCCGGTGTTATTTATACACGGAGAAGCAGATACGTTTGTGCCCACGGAGATGGTATACCGACTTCATGACGCATGTCCAACGGAGAAGCAGCTACTCACAATTCCGGGTGCAGGACACGGAACAGCCTTCCAGGTGGATCGTTCCAGCTATGTAGCTGCTCTTCATACGTTCTTAGATCAAACGATTGAACGCTCCGTTCCTGAAGGCAAGTAAACACATTGAAAGGAGGTGTGCGATATGTCGCGCATCAGTAGAGTTTGTTCCTATTGCGAGAAACCGATGGGAGCAGATGAATTCAAGTGTAAATCCTGCGGCAATCTGGTTGCCACCAAAACAGCGCAGCCTGAGCGAACACATATGACGGAGGATTATAACCCCATACTGGATCGATTTGCTATCGTGCTACTCGTCGTCATAACGATTTTCTTTCCTCCAATCGCCATGACCATAGGTGGGGTTATGTTGTTTAATGATCATCCGTATAAGAGGGACACAGGTAAACTGCTTGTTACGAGTGCTATTGTTCTAATGATCGTCTTTATATTTATTTTTATTGGAACTGGAACATTGACTATCAGCTTATAACTTGAACTTTGCATGGCTAACGACTACAATACGATAACGGATACAAGCAAGATACAGGAGGAATGAACGTTGTTAATTAATCTGAAATCACGAATTCAGGAGCCTGAGGTGCAAGAACTGTTGGCCTATTCGGTTTTTCCTGAACCTGAACATTTGAATCAAGCCATTCAACAATATACAGAGAGCGATGAATTGCATCTTGAAGGGTATGAAGGCGAGGGGCAGCTCATTGGCTTACTTGGTTATATTCATACAGGAGCAGATGAAGTGACGATTAAGCATATTGCGGTATTGCCTGAGAATCGCTTCAAAAATTATGGACGTGGAATGATCGCACAGCTTCTGGAGAAACATAATCCGGATCGTTTGATTGCCGAAACGGATCAGGAGGCTGTCGAGTTCTATCGAAATTGTGGATTTGTCGTGTACAGCCTTGGCGAACTATATCCAGGCGTTGAGCGGTTCCGCTGCGTGTTGGAGAAGGATGAAGACACGGAAGAGTAATCCGTTGAGAATATGGAGTATGAATCTGAATACAAATAAATAAATAAAATATAAAGCAGAACGTTTGAAATTAGTGAGAACTAAGTCAGACGTCCTGCTTTTTTTGTTTTGTTCTTAGAGGATAGGAAAAAAGTATTGCTTCGCCATATAGTTTCAGTATAGAATAGTTTCATTGATAAATAGTTTCACAAGTGAACTACTTTTCGAGAGAGGAGAATAAGATATGAAAACACCAGACGCTCAAAGTTTGGTTAACCGCTACTTGGATGCCTCGTTTTTGGTGACCAAACGTTTCGATACTCGAATTCGTGAACGCGTGGGTCAGACGATGACGACGGATCAATTTATTGCATTACGACTGATTAATGAGAAGGAACAATGCACTCCTTCCGATCTAGCAGAGTTACTCTGCGTGGGCAAGAGCAGTATTACCGCTCTGGTCAACAAACTGGTAGATCGTGATCTGGTACATCGTGCGGGGG
This genomic interval carries:
- a CDS encoding methyl-accepting chemotaxis protein; translation: MSFFSKNLLLSFTNIVIIGVALIASSYYFQKTVLVDQLHGQVAVITQKWAEGINPSEVEAAIAEGSYDGTVQAKLRAYFDEMQEYYPNIAQAYIFGVELDGENQRNTSLVAMPTNLREAFQSDNVNIGDMYEQPVVVANALKEMLNTDRPTFTTFYKDDFGTWTTIAYPIKDSNGKIFSYFAIDADASAVPAGLSSLLKNGIIILVAFLLLFLIIQYLVVKNTLSPIRHLIKGIDDVSRGNLNVNIPTGKDDLGLVNEKFNTMVRKINDTIVKVQMTSHEVNQSAKELYEVSEKNSDHADTININVSQIASNIRAQEQATIDSARAMAEMATVIQTIASSSANVADEAYEMERRSQQGNTVVRQVSEQMTLITESVKNTASAINVLESRSQEIGDILNIISGISSQTNLLALNASIEAARVGEEGRGFAVVAGEVRKLAEQSEESTRQISVLIEEIQTEIKQAVRAMEQGTAEVDTGLDVADQTGQLFEEILEAAKKVSNQIQEVSSATQEISAGTEEMTATADDLSSSVSKTADSSERISSSVDEQKGSLITLVDSSNRLSSMSEELQELISHFNVSKG
- a CDS encoding amino acid adenylation domain-containing protein, which gives rise to METELPVLQIPLDFGRRQQSFVYESTHIPLQPALSHELTQKFGSALTYPALLSTYAALLFRLSGEQELAIGTLAPEHAVANVILQIHGKMTFRELIEQISEQLLNNNTTHPGAYPETIFMHNSVQLPQAPQILNWNIRDDRGQFILDSFYDASLLNEATIMRYAEYFETLLLAMIRNTDKSIGSVDILSASDRLLYREMNDTAVLEPEHQTIHGWFEAVAAEYPNSPAITSLSGKYTYRELNERSNQVARVLLSNGLQKGEFVSIFMERSLETIISILGILKAGGVYVPVDPEHPQERNSYIVEDTASSFVLTKDSSFTEASRLFSGITTVRQILSVDGRLAGFAASNPNVDVQPDDLAYIIYTSGSTGKPKGALVAHRGVTNLGSVVQRDCDIMPSDVLTQFATYSFDASVWDTIGALFYGAELYLLSAEERVSVEDFAAAIERTGTTIITILPTIFFNQLASYLSDEGFHKLAKVKIITVAGEALYGEQVRAFQRKFGNQIDIVNVYGPTECTVATTTHRISEQVPDHVVNMPIGRPIHNYKVYIVNEEQQLCPVGVPGEVYISTPALAKGYLNQPERTAQAFIENPFAMGEKIYKSGDIAKLLDNGLIEYVGRSDSQLKIRGHRIEIGEIEDHFARLEQIQDVAVIPKKESDGQNMLVGYFTSVDGSTLSVEEIKAQLAVKLPSYFVPKWICQLDEMPIAPTGKINRKAMVALPHEERHENRAERVLPATETETIILNAWKEILQHDDFGVEDSFFTIGGDSLRVIHVLVLLKPHYPLLKIADFFAEKTIRALARRVEKLALATEQSGSASSGTSGLITQLSEHPVELATQIGYPEILKPEHVLLTGATGYLGSHVLQQLILHSDTKIYTLVRRPSDGTTAMQRLSNVMQGYFGNEVALQLQSRVEIIEGDLEQPNLGLTSEQKTYVQVTIDRVIHCAADVRHFGDAAQFAKTNVEGTVALLDLIRSKPGASFHHVSTMGIPEDLALSGQWESSLQYDHFPADLHVENVYSDSKLEAEKVLMIAAEEGVPVSIYRAGNLTCHSKTGRFQSNIDSNAFYRMIKAMLLLGKAPAADWMVDFTPIDYASEAIVHLALREDTAGRVFHICNPESIRYDELIHSINRAGYEVETVPFAEYTQWLFDASISKDAEALQLAIAQLEGDGAKDSAYVYASPVTTAYVQPAGISCPKADDRFILNMLEHAVAIGYFPAAIKPTFGTSPTLE
- a CDS encoding conjugal transfer protein TraX, whose translation is MMQWIAMITMLIDHIGAVFYPQVEELRIIGRIAFPIYAFAVYVGYKHTRNMKKYIMRLFWIAVISQIPFMAAFNHFSLNVVWTLLSGLLVVLALDRLPVRWLGIPIVIGAGWIMEITHMDYGMYGLLLVLLFRYFQGAILVVGHFLLTAAYIMLYSSSVQMYSVIATVGIAIAQYYGAGFRLQGPRWIWRYFYPAHLAIIALIRWI